Below is a genomic region from Dryobates pubescens isolate bDryPub1 chromosome 26, bDryPub1.pri, whole genome shotgun sequence.
CAAAGCTGAGGGAAGGCCAACACAACTGAATCTCCCTGTGGATGAGTTGTGGCAGTTGGTTTGTGGCCCGctctctgccctcagcaggggacaggctgagcagatgtggtgccgagggctgggctcagcaggtcACACTTTTACTGTTGGCACAGAGGATTAGCAGCTCTGGACACAGCTCTGGTTTAACATCCTAAATGGTGAGGGAAGGGGGAATCTGTCACCTAAGTGCAGAGACACCACAcacaacctcctgtgctgtgcgcAAGATGAGTCTCTAGGTGTAACCAGTGCGGTTCTCGGTCtgctcacagccaggctgagcagctaaTGAGAAGAGTTGCTGGAAGCAACAGGGCAAACAGGCTCTGCCTCTTGCTTGCAGACTCTCTGGGgttactgtgctgctgggaacagAACAACAGACACATGATCACTGGGCTTAGGCACCAGCAAAGAGCAGCCAATGCATCACGCTGGGCAGGAGGCCACAGGCCAAAGTTTATAAAGCTTTATTAAACGTTTTGAACAGCTGTGCAATGAACAAACAATACTCTGCAAGTTTCACAACCTCATTGCTTGAACTTCcttgggacagcagcagccacttctgctgctctccaccaccaGACTGAAGTGAAGACAAACTGacgggaaagggaagggaaccCTTGGAAGTTCAGAGTATTTTTGTTAACCTCTAAGGTTCCTCACAAACCAATCTCTGCAGAGTAgtgtctgcagcctggagctctgcactgctgcggCTGTAGGACTGCCCCACCACCTTGGCTCTTTGAATCCTCATGCCAGGGGAGATGGAGACACCTTcagcttcctccctcctccattCAGTAGCACCAGCACCTTCTGTAATCCCTGGCCCAAAACCACTCTCATGAAAAATGAGTGAAGCATTTACTGCTTCAAGCCACACCTTCACCTCACCTTGggatcctctcctgccctgtccACCCCTGGCCTTTTGGACTAGTGTGAGTTTTCTAAGTGAGGTTCACAGTGGTTTTCAGGACCCCACACCTTGCAGCATACCTGCTCTTTTATCCCAACAGTCAACACCTTGATAAACCCTGGAAATCTAGGAGGGGAAGAGACAAGTCTCCACTACCTGTGAGGCTttataaaagcagcagcataacTGAGGCTTTCAGGCTATGATCTCAGAGCAGAAGTAGTTCAGAAAGCACTTCGACAGTGCACACATCTCTTtggcaggctgagcaggaggagatgaCTCAACTgcctctggctccagcagcttttGGCCAAGTGCATCTGTGAGCTGTCGAGCTTGCCCTTGATCAGCAAGGCAAGAAGGCTGGCTCCCCGCAAAGAGAAAGGTGGAGAGAATCTTGTAGCTACTTGGGCAGAATGGgtgggctgagagccctgagttaGACCAGAGTGGCCTAAAGCAGGCAGGGGAGTGCCACACGAcagacagctgggcagaggccagcagctcagccctccacCAGCTCGGTTAGGAGGGCTGCTGTCCGTTCCCGGTGATAcgggaaggaaaaaacaattcTGCTTCTAAAAAAGCAGGTGGTGCTGCCAGAGTTCACACAGTAAACAAGTTGAATTTCACAGGCAGAGTGGGAGGAATTTACCACTCTAGTCCACACAGAGCTACAGGAAACAGGCTGGTTTTACTCCAGTCGCATGCCCAccacccctccctcctccctagCCCACCCCCTTTCCAAAAGCAAAACGAGCCCTCAGCAGACCGGAAGGTTATTGTCTTTTAGGTGCCCACTATGCTGGGATCGTGAGCTGATTCTGGCAGCTGGGATCCTGTGCAGTGATACAAGAAGCAGTTCCCCCAGCAGCTGTAGCAGATGAGGCATAGAGCTGCCAGGAAGACCAAGGCACAAATCGTGCAAGGTTTCCGTTCCAGGAGGAAGCTCAGCAGGTAGAAGCCCATGAACATTGAGTGACTGAACCACAATGCTGGGTTGAGGGGCTTGGGTAtgagcaggacagggagcagcCACTGAAGGCAGTACatggtggctggctggctggggccctggggcagcagcgaTCAGATGGGCTCCAGAATAGTCTCCAGTGACTCCTCCCGCACGCAGGCTGTtctgtggggagaggcagaaATGTCAGACTGTCAGAGAAACACAGCAAATACATCGACAGACTTTGCTCTTGTACAGCTTGCtttgctcccagtgctgccttcTGAACCACTCAGCTGGGGACACGATTATCTATTGCTGGTGTTCAAGTGTATCTCATGCACTCTGCTTCTCAGGCTTTTACCCAGGCCAAGAGCTGGGAGATCCTTTTCTTCagctgaaagggagaggggaaacagcaaggaaaacaaactgcacagccttccccacacacATTGATCCCAGACTGTCCACAGACTTGCATGGTGGTAGGAAGAAATGCAACTggatgaggctggatgttaggaagaaatccttcatagagagagtgcccattggaatgggctgcccaccaccactggagctgtttaggagactggatagggtgcttggtgccatggtttagctgattagatggtgttgggtgataggttggactcgatctcaaaggtcttttccaacctggtttattctattctgttctaactgGGGGGACAAACTATTGGTGCTCCAGTGAAGTTTTAAGGAAACATTGATGCAAGGAGTGTCTAGGAAGTGTTAGACATGCAAATTGCTTTGTCTTTAGGCAGGTTAAGTCTCTCAGCAGGATGGCAGAGAATTCAAGCCATACATATGCCCAGGctgcaaaaaaagagaaggccAGTGCTGCTTAAGGGATTTAGAATCTTTGCCAATCAGCTAAACTCAGATAAGACAAAGAATACAAATAGATCAAAGAGGGGACAGTCTCCAAATAGCAATTTTCATAAGTGCTGTAAACACAGGATTTCCTCACTTGGATTATTATAAACCCCTTTGGAAACAGTGAGCTTTAAGGGCTTCTGTATCCAGGGGTGGCAGCACACTCCAGCTCCAGAAAACACACTTCCACCTTTAGCAACCACATCACTACACCGTGcctgtggggtttggttgtaGTTTCTAAGCAGTACAAACATCTTCATCCAGGAATTTCAAATGCCTTACAGGTgttgaaaggaggaagaaaggtgGAGTTTTGCAGGCTGGGCTAGCAACAGCAGGTGAGGCTAGAAGATAACAGTGCTGTTGGGAGGGAATAGCCAGAAGTTCAGTTCACACAGTAGTGAAACCATGAGAAGAAGGTACTCCTTGCTTATCACCCCAAAAACATGTAGGGGAATGGTGGAGCCTGGGAATCATGCTCTTCCCTGCTATCCCCTGTATCATGATGACATGCAGCAGCACTGAACAGaacagctgccagccagggcacaaAGACAGGTAAGAGGACAGCCCAGActtgaacaccaccatggcctcaCCCCAGCTAAGCACAGCCTGGTCAGAACAGCTCCTTGCAGCACTCCTTTCATCTGAAAAAACTCCACTGAGCAGTGTTCTAACAGGAGAATGAAGGACTGAGCCTAGCCCCTTAGGATTACAactgggggggtggaggtgaGAAGGTTAGTAGGATGAAGGTGTGAGAAGGTAAACAAACAGCATATTCGGttggctcctgctggcaggagaagggaTTTCCTGGctaagggagagagagaatgagGGATTGCAGAGAAAAGCCAAGAGAAAACCACACATGGTTCTCTTCCAACAAACCACTGAGGTCAGCCTTGTCTTGCAGCTCTGCAAGCTCGCAGGTACCAACCAGCTCTGTCAGAAGCAGGAAGCTCCCTGCCATCCACAGTGTTCCTAGCAGCAGGGTCTGCTTTGATGTCAGTGAGGGAGAGCACGGCCAAGATTTCCACCAGGCAAACAGAGCAGGAGTATTTGGGGAAAGTATGTTGTGCTGGCACTCCTGCAAGAGAGTGTTCTCCAGCAGAGAGAGGGCAGCTGGGGTCCAATTAGCAAAACTAAGCTGCAGCTAGGCAGCCAAAGAATAAGAAGGAAGTTATTTTATGCTGCAGCATGGATAAGGCCAAAGGAATGAAACTCCCAGTGTTAGTCCTGGTTTATGCAGGTCACTCAGTTGCATCTTTAGGAGGAAGTCTAGTCCCAAACCTGTCTCCCTCATCTGTAAACTGGAAATCAGTTTTATTTCATAGCAAAGCATGCTGTCTGCTAGCCCTTGTGAATCATGGAGATCTTTCTGGAGTGAAAGGACTGCAGAAGCATCAGGTAACTTTTATTTCCGAGGAGATAAAAGATTTAACAACAAACATTTGAACAGAAAGGTAGTTAAACCCCCATCACCCAACTCTCTAGTTCAGATTCCACTGAAT
It encodes:
- the BLCAP gene encoding bladder cancer-associated protein, translated to MYCLQWLLPVLLIPKPLNPALWFSHSMFMGFYLLSFLLERKPCTICALVFLAALCLICYSCWGNCFLYHCTGSQLPESAHDPSIVGT